One genomic window of Glycine soja cultivar W05 chromosome 9, ASM419377v2, whole genome shotgun sequence includes the following:
- the LOC114367226 gene encoding uncharacterized protein LOC114367226, which produces MAFTVGIGSGGAIIPCGNRTTAIPYIRGGGGGLLFPDRTRSRNLHLHVACAKKKKKLLEKIELEFWEWFGTFLKYSWIIAIAVAVPTTLFNLRFFFPIGLGIS; this is translated from the coding sequence ATGGCGTTCACCGTCGGCATCGGCAGCGGTGGGGCTATAATTCCCTGCGGCAACAGAACCACCGCAATTCCTTACATCCGTGGCGGCGGTGGTGGTCTCCTCTTCCCTGACCGAACGAGAAGCAGAAACCTCCACCTCCACGTGGCGTgcgcgaagaagaagaagaagctcctAGAGAAGATAGAACTTGAATTCTGGGAATGGTTCGGCACCTTCCTCAAGTATTCCTGGATTATTGCCATCGCTGTCGCGGTACCAACCACCCTCTTCAACCTTCGTTTCTTCTTCCCAATTGGATTAGGGATTTCTTAA